In Cryptomeria japonica chromosome 10, Sugi_1.0, whole genome shotgun sequence, a genomic segment contains:
- the LOC131072546 gene encoding probable carboxylesterase 17 — METEREKKEWLKLNSDGSVLRAPHPTTPASSDFTDGVASKDVVLNPETGIWTRIFKPETASQKPPLLIYFHGGGFLVFSTAWVEYHSFLYSLSKTAGLMIVSVDYRLAPEHRLRAAYDDCTEAIKWVAKHAAGSAEVPEEWLLPSAVDFSQCVLAGESAGGNIVYHVGLQVGELDLRPLMVKELVVIHPYFMGEEMVETDKGEEMIKFVEMCKMGWSMTLPVGSSRDHPFCNPVVSPLEPDLKLPPVLVVVAGKDKLRDRRVMFYEYLRRCGKEAELMVEEGGVHAFHIFIPEFEGTLRLIQRISDFVKIR, encoded by the coding sequence ATGGAAACTGAGAGAGAAAAAAAAGAGTGGTTGAAGCTCAATTCAGATGGATCTGTTCTGCGCGCTCCACATCCCACCACGCCTGCCTCTTCAGACTTTACAGACGGCGTTGCATCCAAGGACGTCGTTCTAAATCCGGAAACCGGCATCTGGACTCGCATATTTAAGCCTGAAACCGCTTCTCAAAAACCGCCACTGCTGATCTACTTTCATGGGGGAGGATTCTTGGTGTTTTCCACAGCCTGGGTAGAATACCACTCATTTTTGTACAGTTTGTCTAAAACCGCCGGCCTGATGATAGTGTCAGTGGATTACAGGCTGGCGCCGGAGCACCGGCTCCGGGCAGCCTACGATGATTGTACGGAGGCCATCAAATGGGTCGCAAAGCATGCCGCCGGGAGCGCAGAGGTGCCGGAGGAGTGGCTGTTGCCGTCCGCCGTTGATTTTTCCCAGTGTGTTTTGGCGGGAGAGAGCGCCGGAGGCAACATCGTTTACCACGTCGGACTGCAAGTTGGTGAGCTGGACTTGAGGCCGTTAATGGTGAAGGAACTGGTTGTTATTCACCCCTACTTTATGGGTGAGGAAATGGTAGAGACGGATAAAGGGGAAGAGATGATCAAGTTCGTAGAGATGTGCAAAATGGGTTGGAGTATGACTCTCCCGGTGGGGTCCAGCAGAGACCATCCCTTCTGTAATCCGGTGGTTTCGCCCCTCGAGCCTGATTTGAAATTACCACCGGTTTTGGTGGTGGTAGCAGGTAAAGATAAACTTAGAGACAGACGGGTGATGTTTTATGAATATCTGAGAAGATGTGGGAAGGAGGCGGAATTGATGGTGGAAGAAGGTGGAGTCCATGCTTT